One Actinomadura viridis genomic region harbors:
- a CDS encoding YdcF family protein translates to MGDDMPYAGESDAGKFSPPWPEVRELGRLVWDHLVLVTPLAPGEVILAMGCHDVRVAVHAARLWHEGWAPLVVVSGGRGKITAGWEETEAQVFARVAREHGVPAEALLLEETAANTGENITATRSLLAARGTPVRRGILVAKPYMTRRSLATARLRWPEVEWLASAPEIGYETYLGEDARRFLELMVGDLRRMVVYAERGFQVPMPVPEAAWAAHLRLAELGYDRHLIR, encoded by the coding sequence ATGGGCGACGACATGCCGTACGCGGGGGAGAGTGATGCCGGGAAGTTTTCTCCCCCTTGGCCGGAGGTGCGCGAGCTGGGACGGCTCGTTTGGGACCACCTGGTACTGGTGACGCCCTTGGCGCCGGGCGAGGTGATCCTGGCCATGGGATGCCACGACGTTCGCGTCGCGGTCCACGCGGCCCGGCTGTGGCACGAGGGATGGGCGCCCCTGGTCGTGGTGTCGGGCGGCCGAGGCAAGATCACCGCGGGGTGGGAGGAGACCGAGGCGCAGGTCTTCGCGCGGGTCGCGCGCGAACACGGCGTTCCCGCAGAGGCGCTGCTGCTGGAGGAGACGGCGGCCAACACGGGCGAGAACATCACCGCCACCAGGAGCCTGCTCGCCGCGCGCGGAACGCCCGTACGCCGCGGGATCCTCGTCGCCAAGCCGTACATGACCCGGCGATCACTGGCGACGGCCCGCCTCCGCTGGCCCGAGGTGGAGTGGCTGGCGTCCGCGCCGGAGATCGGCTACGAGACGTACCTGGGGGAGGACGCGCGGCGGTTCCTGGAACTCATGGTCGGAGACCTGCGGCGCATGGTGGTGTACGCGGAGCGGGGCTTCCAGGTGCCGATGCCCGTTCCGGAGGCGGCCTGGGCGGCGCACCTGCGGCTGGCCGAGCTGGGCTACGACCGCCATCTGATCCGCTGA
- a CDS encoding phosphorothioated DNA-binding restriction endonuclease, giving the protein MDWVERVTGIRQYSRGGERAPHKPLLLLLALGRFQHDGGAPIPFSAAEEPLRRLLREFGPPRATSPGYPFHHLANDDAIWVVDTPGGTGSPGPDLRSLRSPGVQGRLHPDLAAALAGDPGLLARLARTLLEVNFEPSLHAEICQEVGLDLEGAPLPASAEELLPPRDPAFRMEVLEAYEYCCAFCGYEGWLNGMAVGLDAAHLRWRAYGGPDHVVNGLCLCSLHHRLLDRGVLGMTRDRTITVSRKFVGRTSTTTALVHDLSGRPVREPQPGLPSLEPSHIDWHTAQVFRSPARAPSAA; this is encoded by the coding sequence GTGGACTGGGTGGAGCGGGTGACGGGCATCCGGCAGTACTCCCGCGGCGGTGAACGCGCCCCGCACAAGCCGCTGCTTCTCCTGCTCGCCCTGGGACGCTTCCAGCACGACGGCGGCGCCCCCATCCCCTTCTCCGCCGCGGAGGAACCTCTGCGGCGGCTCCTCAGGGAGTTCGGGCCGCCGCGCGCCACCAGCCCGGGCTACCCGTTCCACCACCTCGCCAACGACGACGCGATCTGGGTCGTCGACACCCCCGGCGGCACCGGCAGCCCCGGACCCGACCTGCGCAGCCTGCGTTCACCCGGCGTCCAGGGCCGGCTGCACCCCGATCTCGCCGCGGCCCTGGCCGGCGACCCCGGGCTCCTGGCCCGGCTGGCCCGGACCCTCCTGGAGGTCAACTTCGAGCCGTCCCTGCACGCGGAGATCTGCCAGGAGGTCGGCCTGGACCTGGAGGGCGCGCCCCTTCCCGCCTCCGCCGAGGAACTCCTCCCGCCCCGCGACCCGGCCTTCCGCATGGAGGTCCTGGAAGCGTACGAGTACTGCTGCGCCTTCTGCGGGTACGAGGGCTGGCTGAACGGCATGGCGGTGGGCCTGGACGCGGCCCATCTCCGCTGGAGGGCCTATGGCGGCCCGGACCACGTCGTCAACGGGCTGTGCCTCTGCTCCCTGCACCACCGCCTGCTCGACCGCGGAGTGCTGGGGATGACCCGGGACCGTACGATCACCGTCTCGCGCAAGTTCGTGGGGCGCACCTCCACGACCACGGCCCTCGTGCACGACCTCTCCGGACGTCCCGTACGCGAACCCCAGCCGGGTCTGCCGTCCCTCGAACCGAGCCACATCGACTGGCACACGGCCCAGGTCTTCCGTTCTCCCGCCCGCGCCCCGAGCGCCGCCTGA